One window from the genome of Diabrotica virgifera virgifera chromosome 6, PGI_DIABVI_V3a encodes:
- the LOC114336834 gene encoding uncharacterized protein LOC114336834: MKKFMFGFAVFVVVLAITKESIADTNKDQKFLEALEKMHESYNTCEKEFGQQPGYVAVEGHNNIKKEDEEKVAAFTLCFLSKLGLISKNGDIIEDGVRSFLTDFLGDTDREKELVQKVLTICKPLVESQLIPQYKALAFQQCKDKHIKPDH; this comes from the coding sequence GCTATCACCAAAGAATCTATAGCTGACACCAACAAAGACCAAAAGTTCCTAGAGGCATTAGAGAAAATGCATGAAAGTTACAACACGTGTGAGAAGGAGTTCGGTCAACAACCGGGTTACGTTGCAGTAGAAGGACATAATAACATAAAGAAAGAAGACGAGGAGAAAGTAGCTGCCTTTACGCTCTGTTTTCTTAGCAAATTAGGTCTTATCTCAAAAAATGGTGATATAATTGAAGACGGAGTTCGAAGTTTTCTAACAGATTTTCTTGGAGATACCGATCGTGAAAAAGAACTCGTACAGAAAGTTTTGACGATATGTAAACCACTTGTTGAATCCCAACTTATTCCACAGTATAAAGCTCTCGCTTTTCAACAGTGCAAGGATAAACACATTAAGCCTGATCattga